From a single Rosa rugosa chromosome 7, drRosRugo1.1, whole genome shotgun sequence genomic region:
- the LOC133720733 gene encoding xylan glycosyltransferase MUCI21-like, which translates to MVRYQRCHQWKKGEKHIDEDEESQTFLMEFANSGYYKRSSPKLLYLLFISLLSCSFILAPHLFSSSTTFSLLYSTLIEDEGLAGDMNINAPLCSSISDGAICCDRSSIRSDICIMKGDVRTQSTSFSIFVYGSEDRSSSKSLFSGIVEENEELQHERIKPYTRKWETSVMNTIDELHLIAKKDSTLDMYQQQCDVQHDVPAVFFSTGGYTGNVYHEFNDGILPLYITSQHFDKKVVFVIQDYHNWWVMKYGDILSQLSDYPPIDFSGDKRTHCFPEAIVGLRIHDELSVDSSLMERNKDIVDFRDVLDRAYWPRIRGLIQDEEREAQEKLSVSPTFESSLEIKKEVEEDQLLKKPKLLIISRNGSRAITNENLLVKMAEKIGFEVEVLRPDPTTELAKIYRALDASDVMIGVHGAAMTHCLFMKPHSVFIQVIPLGTEWAAEEYYGEPAKKLGLKYIGYQILARESSLYGKYDRDDPVLRDPQSVNKKGWEYTKKIYLDGQTVRLDLGRFRKRLVRAYDYMLSRMNQRPHLQYSQ; encoded by the exons ATGGTGCGCTATCAGCGGTGTCATCAGTGGAAAAAAGGTGAAAAGCATATAGACGAAGATGAAGAGTCTCAGACGTTTCTGATGGAGTTTGCAAACTCTGGTTATTACAAAAGATCAAGCCCCAAGCTTCTCTATCTTCTCTtcatctctcttctctcttgcAGCTTCATATTAGCCCCTCACCTTTTCAGTTCCAGcaccactttctctctcttat ATTCAACTCTGATAGAAGATGAAGGGCTTGCTGGTGATATGAATATAAATGCTCCCCTGTGTTCTTCGATCTCTGATG GAGCTATATGTTGTGATCGTAGCAGTATTCGTTCAGATATTTGTATCATGAAAGGGGATGTGAGAACCCAGTCTACTTCCTTTTCGATCTTTGTCTATGGATCTGAAGACAGAAGTAGCTCCAAAAGTCTGTTTTCAGGTATTGTTGAGGAAAATGAGGAACTCCAACACGAAAGGATCAAACCATACACCCGGAAATGGGAAACTAGTGTGATGAACACCATTGATGAATTACACCTCATTGCAAAAAAAGACAGTACTCTAGACATGTACCAACAACAGTGTGATGTCCAACATGATGTTCCAGCCGTGTTTTTCTCGACTGGGGGCTATACTGGCAATGTTTATCATGAATTCAATGATGGGATTCTGCCATTGTACATTACGTCCCAGCATTTCGACAAAAAGGTTGTGTTTGTCATTCAGGATTATCATAATTGGTGGGTCATGAAATATGGAGACATTCTTTCACAGCTATCAGATTATCCACCTATAGACTTCAGTGGAGATAAGAGAACTCATTGCTTCCCTGAGGCCATTGTTGGTTTGAGAATTCATGACGAGCTTTCTGTTGATTCTTCATTGATGGAGAGGAATAAGGACATTGTTGATTTCCGGGATGTCCTAGACAGAGCTTACTGGCCTCGAATTAGAGGTCTAATTCAAGATGAGGAACGAGAAGCGCAGGAGAAGCTTTCAGTGTCTCCCACATTTGAAAGCTCCTTAGAAATcaaaaaagaagtggaagaagATCAACTTTTGAAGAAGCCTAAACTGCTAATCATATCTCGGAATGGATCAAGAGCGATAACTAATGAAAATTTATTGGTGAAGATGGCTGAGAAAATCGGTTTTGAAGTTGAGGTTTTGAGACCAGACCCCACAACAGAGTTAGCAAAGATTTATCGGGCACTTGATGCGAGTGATGTCATGATTGGAGTTCATGGTGCTGCTATGACTCATTGTCTCTTCATGAAGCCGCACTCTGTTTTCATCCAAGTTATTCCTCTCGGAACTGAATGGGCAGCAGAAGAGTATTATGGAGAACCTGCAAAGAAGCTTGGCTTGAAATACATTGGCTATCAAATTCTCGCAAGAGAGAGCTCTTTGTACGGCAAATATGATAGAGATGATCCTGTTCTTAGAGATCCACAGAGCGTAAACAAAAAGGGATGGGAATACACAAAGAAGATCTATCTTGATGGCCAAACTGTGAGATTAGACCTTGGGAGATTTCGGAAACGTTTGGTTCGTGCTTATGATTACATGTTGAGTAGAATGAACCAGCGTCCCCATCTGCAATATTCACAGTGA